From Epinephelus fuscoguttatus linkage group LG17, E.fuscoguttatus.final_Chr_v1:
TGGCAATGCGCTGGACttaacataaaaacatcagttaAGATATAAGAGTTAAACTATTAAtcaaattcattttctgtggtTTCACTGAGCTTTTAGGATGACCAAAgtcatgatgatgtcataaacTGTTATCCTGTAAAATCACATCAAGAACAAGCATTGAAGGAATAGTTTAACTTTCTTGGCGAGAGTCAgttgagaagatcaataccaatctcatgtctgtgtgtaaacaatggagacagcagtgagagctgATTAGCATAGTTTagcatttaaacattaaaataaaccaCTACTACTAGCTACTAGCCCCTCTAAAGCTTAAAAGAAATGACATGTAGtatccatagactgtaaaaaaataatggatgtagccactgtgatgtcacccactggtttgcgAACTCCTGTTCCGAAGCCTCAAGTTTagctttttggagccagaggtgaccatactGAAAGAGAGGGTGAGGCTGGggaggagtggatctgactgagagcccGAGGGGACGCCCAGCAGAAAGTCTGTCACTCCAAGTGATCACGCCCTAAATTGTGCCGAAACACAGTCATCACGAATGGGAAAATTagctatacacgctaaaatctatttttctaacaggctgtaaacaaatcaacatcatttctgctgtaaagttgggcagtttaacatgggggtctatggatATTGATTGACTTTTGGagctagcctcaagtggccactcaaggaactgcagtttttggcactttggaccatgggtgcagatctgatgacaagtttgggggggacacaatcagttgtgattttttttttaattgcacgcgtgcaaatcatgcccacagagcgcttgagattgccagcatattccacgatttcatagaggctcatcaccatcaccaagtcattcaaaaagcactacaaagagaatcatatgcttacttttactgtttatttctcttaaacagcaagtagtacatggaaccagccatcaccctccttttcactgctttgctgttagttaatgctacttctagtttcagggtctcaggcatgtccactcacgttctcatctctcgcctctcacagattcccatttctcctcctcatcttccccttctcccagtatataggactactgtatacatttgttcaatttcaatcatttaagctatttagaattgggggggacaatttgtgtttttcagaatttgggggggacatgtcccccccgtcccccccgggatctgcacccatgcttTGGACTTGGAAAATGAATCTGGGCGTAGgctgcatttttttcagctccggaggttgccacttggtggTATCACTAATCTGTACACAGACACAATATAATTCTTCAGGGATTCAATTTGTATATGCTATCAAACAAGATTAAACACTAATTAATGACCTTTAAAGGTGCTTGTAGCTGTATTCCTCAGCTTTATAGAGGACCAGATACTAACAACGCTAAGCTAGTTGACTCCTGACTCCATTTCCATTGTTAGTGCACAAACATGAGGGTGATATCAATCAAACTTTAAGTGtacttcccaaaatgtcaaactgatcCTTTAATAAAGGTTGCTCCCTGTCTCTCACCTGCGCACGGTGCTCACcaacagagaactgaaccacAGCAAAGTTGGGTGAGGTGTGGCTCCCTTCAATGCGCTCCACTGTGGATGAGTCAATCTTCAGCTCGCTGCTGATCTCTGCACTCTGGATGAAGTCCTCTGTCTTCAGGTCCTCCACACGTTTCAGCTCCCCGTCAGCCAGCTGGATGATGGAGCCCTTGATGAAATACGGGGGGAGTGAAGGTGGCACCACCGTACTGGAtgggggaggaggagcagaaggagCGACGAGCCCCGGCGGAGCGGGAACAATGGGGAGATGAAGCTGGGCTTGGACCACTGCACCTGGAGCGGCCTGGTGATACGAACCGCTGGCCGTTTCTAGAGTTTCTCCTTTGGGGGCAGTGGCAGCAATGTACGTGTGTGGGAGTGTGGTAGGAAATGGTGCGGCTTGGGTGGATGATGTTACGTGGGAGGTTACAGGTTCTAACGTTGTGACTCCACTACCACTAACAGGGATGATGACAGGTTGAGCGCCAGGAATGAGTAAGTGTTGTTGTAGGCTGGTGTGGTAGCTGATTGGCGTATGTTGGCTCCCACTGCCCCCTGCAATGTAACCAATGATAGGTGGCTGAGGGTAGATACTGGTGGAGGGGAGCCCCATTGACAGTGACTCTGTAGCGCTGTGGGTGGTCTGGATAACGGTCTGTGGCGACATGGTGCTGACAGCAGCTTTCAGGCTGTCGACACTTAATGGGGGCGGAAACGTGAAAGAGGAGGTGGTgttggaggaggagggtgtgcGATTGACAGGCTTGCCCAGGATGATGCCACCTTTCTCCAGGTGTGCGGGGGCAGAGGATGTCAGCTTCTCAGGGCTGGCTCTGGGTGGTACCAGCTGGTGGTCCCCATGGCTGTTAGGCATTAGCATGAGAGAGGTTCTCAGCCCTGAGGGATCGTGAGTAGAGTAGTCTGAATGCAGAACCAGCTGGCGGGTCTCATAGGACGACAAAGATGAAGCGCCGTCCCGTGATTTGCTCCCTGGCTTGGAGAGGCTCGACTCAGGGGATGCTCCAAACCGTCGCCCCCTTTCCAGCTCTCCATTATGGAGCTCTCTAGGTCTGGAGCCACCTTCCTCTTTCCTAGTGGGTCCGTCTGTATACTGCACCACAAGCTGGGACATCCCATGTCCCAAAGTATGGTGGTGGTGCAGCGACTGGGGAGGAAGGTGAACACCTGCTTGGTGATGAGGTGACGGCACAGTTCGTGGGGAGGTTGACATTAGAACATGATGAGGGGCGGGGTCTGTGGAGGGTGGAGGCATGGAAGTGCGCCCCGTGGATGCTCTTTGCTGGTCATGTTTGGAGGCGTGCGAAGGAGCAGagactgtctctgtgtgtgagtgtctctgTGCAGCCaaagaggaggacgaggaggagagggggggaggtggaggtggaggaggaggtgggagcAGTTGAGGGGAAATGTAGCCTGCGTATGGGGCAGTGTAGGATGAGGCTATGAACTGCAGGTTGGGAGGCAGTTGGGCATAATGGACAGTTCCTCCAACTGTGGACTGTGATAGAGGGGACGTATACACTGTGGGAAGAGATGATACTAGCCTCAGtgaggaagatgaggatgaagagTCTGATGTGGAGAAGAGGGATTTATACTGTAGGCCGTCAGACTGACTGGAGCTACGGTGTCCACCCACGCCACTCTCATTCCCACCAGCCACGCTGGCAAGCCAGGCCATGTTCTCTGTGCGCTGGCTGTCACTGGCAGGTGGGATGGTTGGCGAGCGATTGTCAGATGGTAATGTGCTTGAGGGGATCTCCCTCTTCTTTGGGGGCAGACATTCATTACTGCGTTCCTGGTTGGACTTCATGCTGACTTCGCCTCACGTCCCTCAACTGTACTTGCTTTATCTTTTCTTAACTTTTTGACTTCTAtagctttttctttcttttttgttctctcactctctctctctctaactttttatttcaccttcctgtctctttttctcactTTTGATGTTCTGTCCCTTGTCTCTCTTTAATTAGCTATGAATTAACTTCCCaatcttttctctctttccctctctatACAGTTCACCCAAGGCCGTTGATTATCAGGTCTTTTCTTGATAACAAAGAAAATCCAGGCCCTAACAAGCAGGTGAGGAAGGATTAAAGATGGAGATGAAGATATGGAGGGGGTGGTTAGAGGGGAGGGGTAGGGCGGTCTGTTTGGTCCAGAGGTCTTTAGCGGCTGAAGGGTGAGCTCAGTGTGGTAGGGGAGAGAGTCACGACGTCACACCTGCTGCTGCCGCCGAGGACGACGGGGGGCCGAGTGCGTCGCACTTCATGCGGAATCATTTCCTTGCAAAAGCAAGCCTGCCCACACCCAGCACAATCCTGTGGGAGACAAAGATAGGCAGATGGTTAGGAGAATGTGTTGCTCTCAAACTGATGAATAGGTAAATACACACAAATTTAAATACATTCATATTTTTGGATGTGTGCAGTTTGTTTTCACCTATAAAGTAAACCATAATTGACAGGCCAATCCTCCAAATTCCTATTGTCTAAACACAAGTGCATCAGCTAATTGTCtccaattaaaatgaaaagcGGACACACTGAAATGCACTGCATCATACAGTAAGTATCCCTGGTCTGGGGTGCAGTGCCACAAAGCAGCTCTACTGATACATACTGAAGCAAAACAACCAACCTGAAAAAGTATTAGCTCATGACCACCAAAAGTTTTTTAGTGTAAATGTAAATCTAAACTTTTGACTATTTGGTTGCAACCATTAACTAATCCCAACATAGCAACTGAATTACACAAGATCATGTTTTGTACACAGTAAACATGAGGGAGACAGACACATTGCTCCAGCAGAAAACAGGCcatgagaaataaaaaacacgACGTAGAGGGAACTTGTGTGCCGCACTAAGAGATTCAGGAGCACAACAAAACGACTCCAAGAGAAGAGAAACTGTTGACTGATACATTTTCTGCCATGAAGGTCAACAAACAGGCCACGAGCCAACAAAATGATGCCCTGCATCAACAAACTCAGGGGCTCAACAAAGagcatcaaaacaaaaataaagccacAAACTCAACACAAGGACCCTCCCCAACAACAGTGCAAAAAAAAGATTCTCCAAGAACTACCAGTGTTTCAAGGGAATGTATTTAATCTGAGGGATGAAAAAGTGGACATTCGCTGACAAAATGATGTCCTGCAACAGAATTTCAGGAGGTCAACTACATGGAAAACACTCCTTGTGACTTAAGTGA
This genomic window contains:
- the atxn1a gene encoding ataxin-1a — translated: MKSNQERSNECLPPKKREIPSSTLPSDNRSPTIPPASDSQRTENMAWLASVAGGNESGVGGHRSSSQSDGLQYKSLFSTSDSSSSSSSLRLVSSLPTVYTSPLSQSTVGGTVHYAQLPPNLQFIASSYTAPYAGYISPQLLPPPPPPPPPPLSSSSSSLAAQRHSHTETVSAPSHASKHDQQRASTGRTSMPPPSTDPAPHHVLMSTSPRTVPSPHHQAGVHLPPQSLHHHHTLGHGMSQLVVQYTDGPTRKEEGGSRPRELHNGELERGRRFGASPESSLSKPGSKSRDGASSLSSYETRQLVLHSDYSTHDPSGLRTSLMLMPNSHGDHQLVPPRASPEKLTSSAPAHLEKGGIILGKPVNRTPSSSNTTSSFTFPPPLSVDSLKAAVSTMSPQTVIQTTHSATESLSMGLPSTSIYPQPPIIGYIAGGSGSQHTPISYHTSLQQHLLIPGAQPVIIPVSGSGVTTLEPVTSHVTSSTQAAPFPTTLPHTYIAATAPKGETLETASGSYHQAAPGAVVQAQLHLPIVPAPPGLVAPSAPPPPSSTVVPPSLPPYFIKGSIIQLADGELKRVEDLKTEDFIQSAEISSELKIDSSTVERIEGSHTSPNFAVVQFSVGEHRAQVSVEVLVEYPFFVFGQGWSSCCPDRTTQLLELPCTKLSVGDVCISLTLKNLRNGSLKKTQPLELATPASSHGHLKPPRAVSDAPQSCSGGGSRHSERENGISQRGRDRSGNGSGEGTNVENGDLMFGEGGSISKGQVVSGAEAGSIKPSGGRKRRWSAPEGRKVEKSEEEPPLTLPKPSFIPHEVKVSIEGRSNIGK